The Nomia melanderi isolate GNS246 chromosome 4, iyNomMela1, whole genome shotgun sequence genome segment tgaagttacaatttttGCGATTTACATAGACGTAGTTTTCTAgggacaataaaataaaatgtagattGAACGTGCGTAAATCTAGTGTTTCAAACACTGTTTAGTAACAGTTTGTCAATTttcattcgtgcaattatggGAACATGCATTgatactctggttttgaagttacaattttcgcgatttatatagaggTAGATTTCTAgggacaataaaataaagtgtaggacgtccgtaaatctagcgttaaacttGGAGTTCAACTGAGTCTTCTGATAAACGACCTAGTACAGACCTAGCTATCAATTAATGAGAATCTTTACTCGAGTAGTATCTTCTCGCGGAGACAGAGAAAGTTCCGAAGAAATGATTTCCACGAATTTTCCAGGGCTTTAGGTACTCGATGCACCAGAAGTTCGACGTGTACAGCATGGAAAGCAAGTGAGTATTCCTGCGTTGTTTCCGCGTAGCAGCCGATAACTTTAACGATCCGCCGATAAACCGAATTACGAGACGATCCGGTGATTCTGTCGCAATAATGATAAAGTTCGCGTTCGTCCCTCTGTTTTCCATTACGCGCGTCAAGATCCGCGAGGTACAAAGTGCACGAGATCGTCGCGATAACGTCAGTCGCGATCGTATCGATTTGTTTCGTGCCGCTGCGCCGCGCGATGTGGTCTGTGGACAAAATCCTGAAATTCGACTATTggtataacgaaaattgaaggttagcAATGTGCTGTTAAGTAGTccttgctatacaaaatgattttcatttgagaaaCAACAATTTCGTGCAAAACAATTCCGTTTTTCTATTCGTATAACCTTGGAATCGAACCGCAAAGTATCCATTATCATTggaaaaactttataatatccTTATAATGTGAACAAAAATGTAACCACCATAtgcttagctctataccttacaacttttgtctcaACCATTTGTTTATATCATTCATACTTTTCAATTTATCGAGTTCTGTTCGGAGAATGAATATTTGGCGctgtgaattattaaaaaggttaCAGCTGTTTCCccgagaaattgttaaagaaattgatttagcaatacgcaaactgaattgttaaTCAGTTAAAACCTTGATAGATGCAGTCTTGGAGTTtccacagagaaatttcaaaaagttaactTATATTTTCGTGCGCCGCACCGGTTCGTTCCGATTCCGTTGCAATCACGCTGAATCCTTTCCCGCAGGAGCTACACGAACCTCGCGGGTGGAAAACATCTGACGTTGGCGAAATGGTCGCCCACCAAGAACGCGTTGGTTTACGTTTTGGAGAATGACATTTATTACCAGGAGTTCACCGATAGCGGCCACAACGTTCGACGATTGACGCACACAGGCGAGCCGAACGCTGTTTTCAACGGCGTGCCTGATTGGGTTTACGAAGGtacgaatattattaacacattgatgtAGCAAAATCCACGAAATTCAACAAATGTAATACATTATAATTGCGATTATTCATCATTTAATTGatggaattataataattttgtcgGGAAACACCAGCGATTCCCTTggcatttaaattaatttcagaatttaATGGCTCGAGGAAAGAAGAATATTCAATGTAAGAGATTTTTccgttaaaaatattgaacacgtCGATCTTGAACTTTGTGGATTGATTAATCTACATTTGCAGATCGCGTGGAATTTCTTTGTAAGTAGAAATGTTTCTTCAGTTCGAAGTTATAGAAATCCAACGCGTATTATAGTATTGATTTTGTCTGCGCGAGATGTTTTATAAGGAACGATCATTAACGTTTCAGAGATTTGTTCAAAGTGAACAGTAGTGTAGATTCTATGCAATCGCGTCACAGTTATTTGGATAGGATTTCAATTTTACCTTCGATTCCTCCGATCATCCAACGGAATCGCGAGAAGTGCTTAGTTTTCTCCCGCGTTCGACGAAGAACGCGCGATTAATCGAGAATACGATAGTGATCTATGCACGTAACAATGCTCGCAGAGGAAGTGCTCGCCTCGCCGGTGGCCCTCTGGTTTTCGCCCGACGGACGTCACCTCGCTTTCGCGACCTACAACGACACCGGGGTGAAAGATATCGCGATCCTGTATTATGGGAAGCCGGGCAGCATGGAGGATCAATATCCTACGGAAGAGAAGATCAAGTACCCGAAGGTGAGATTAATAAATCATCGGACGAGACACCGACCTCTCTATTATCTATTTCTATTGCACCGCATTCCTCCTAATGAATATTTCCGAAATTTATTGCGTGGACAATGAAACTATTACTGAAAGTCTTTCTGAAAAACGTAAACATCGATGAGAAACTGAAACAAACTACCtaagttattaaccctttgaactctgtaggctccaatattgcaccagttgtaatattaaatacttcaatgaatctcaaagaaactaccctaaaattattcgattttccactcATCCGAATTTCGTACcaacaaggaaaacaaaagatcgaagaaatcttATCACATTCCTAATTTTTactaagaatactataaaaattagttgctgatagatgacaaaacctggagtgctaagggttaacactgtttAGTTTGCAAATATTTCAACTATGACAACTCTCGCGAAAAatcgtgaaataaatatttatatatatatttgtacagtAACAATAAGGAACCGATCAGATCTTAAGAAACATATTGtccaaatttttacaaaaacttagTCACtgcaattgctcggtagtttgcgTTCAGTTTTGCCTAGAAAACGGACGTTCGGTACTATGCGGCGGTTCCTAAATATCCGTAAAACGTAATTCTCTGgtttttctcaaagaaacacaaAGGGGATGAATTCTTTGGTCGAAAAATCGGCTGAATCGGGTAATGGTTCCTCGCCTTTAGTCAATTTGCTGGTGGATAGAGACATTCGTCGCCGGTGCGGCACAGATTAGGAAGCCCGGGACGGCCGGCCGGCCTCATTGCCGGCTTTAAAAGGGGATGAAAGGGTTACCTCGCGTTTAACCCCTCGGTTTTTCTCGCCGCGCGAGCTTTACTCTCGGCTTGTATCCATGGCCGATGAAcgttaaagaaaattaacacCGTTCCGCCGGCGATCGCCGAGATTTTCGACCGAGGTTACATCTCTTTGGTTTCTCCCTTGATCCTTTCTCACGTGGAGGCAACGAACGTGCTCGAATCAGTTACGGTGGCTTTTCAGGCGGGCAGTCCAAATCCAATTGTAACCCTAAGCGTCGTTGATTTGGCTAATCCGAACTCCAAATTGGTTAATCTCCAGCCACCCACTGACATCGTTGGCGTGTAAGTATCCCCAAAGCCTTCTCTGTCGTCATTACAGCTGTCGCGCCGGATTAGCATGATTTCCAACAAACAGACCGGCCATCGCTAGACACCGTGTAACACCGGTGACTTCATTTCCTACAGTTGATAGCCTTATCTTCGGCGGGGATTAACTGTGACAAGTATCGCTAACGTGGAAGTTTATAGTTCACATTGGTATACTCTCTACGATcgctttgtattttataatggaCGCGTTATCTGTAGCAAGCTTGCAATATGGATCATTCTTAATCTATTCGATCGTtaacctttgcggacgaatgtcgacgctgtcgagatcaaactttcatgtttggaacACCGAGTTGCAAAcgagtgatttaattattcaaacagcgagagatcaatACATAGTTCCCTTATTCTCTGCTATTTaagcattcaatatttaatttagaattctCGAGTTTTGTATACTATAAACGATCATCGTCCGCAAAAGGTAATTCTCATCGTAGTCTATTCTAAACAACGTTCTTATTTCCAGAATCTACTTGTCTTTATGTTACTGTCATCGTTAGATGCAAATCAGCGATGTTCGTTCTGCTAACACTGTTACATTCATTTAATCATCCTCTATGTAATCACCTGTAATTTCCCAAGAACTCACTCGCATGTAACAAACACAGGAAGAAACTATGCTCCTGTTTACACTGACATTTAGAGCACATAGGCGTTTTGCTGACAGTTACATTCATTTAATCATTCTCTATGTAATCACGTGCAATTCTCCAAGAATTCCCTCGAATGTAACGAAAACAGGAAGAAACTATGCTCCTGTTTACACTGACATTTCGAGCACATAGGCGTTTTGCTAACactgttacttaatttaatattatttaatcatccTCTATGTAATCACCTGTAATTATCCAAGAATCCCCTAGAATCTAATGAAAACAGGAAGAAATCGTTATATGATGCTGTTTTCCATTGACATTTTGAGCACATAGGAGTTTTGCTAACACTATTACATTCAtttgaccagttaactgtgtttgacgagtatacacgtcatcgtaaagcttgacatgatacgaattttttcatgaattctttattttttcacgtaaacatgtaattcttctttgtttcgctttgatctttcattaaaatatactctatgtgcattcgtcctgcgttcgacgagtacacgctccattttactaatttattgcgagcagaaccagaggttttctaattaaattccacagttaactggttaatcattCTCTATGTAATCACGTGCAATTCTCCAAGAATCTCCTAGAATCTAACGAAAACAGGAAGAAATCGTTATATGGTGCTGTTTTTCACTGACATTTCGAGCACATAGACGTTTTGCTAACActgttacttttatttaatcatCCCTTATGTAATCACCTGTAATTATCCAAGAATCCCCTAGAATGTAACGAAAACAGGAAGAAATCGTTACATGGTGCTGTTTTCCACTGACATTTCGAGCACATAAGCTAGCCGAGAACAGCATCAGAGTTAAAAGCAACAAGATCTCATCGAAGCGTCGTTTCCGGCAGTGACAACGTCCTGTACACGGTGAATTGGTGGGACAGCAGCGTGGTGGCGACCTGGACGAACCGCGTGCAGAACAGAGCCCAGCTGGTGCGTTACGACGTCGCTGGCAACGCGGACAACATGCTCCTGCAAAGGGAAGACGAAGGTTGGCTGCGTATACAGCCGCCGGTTTACCATAATCAATACGCGGTCGTTTTGAAGCTGCAGAACACAGGGACATCAGCAGGACGATTCGTCCACGCGACCAGATACGAGTACAAGCTCGGCCGACTGATCAGGGAGAAGGATTTAACTCCCGGCAGCTACGAAGTGATCAGCATAGTTTCCCTGGATCACGAGAGGGAGATTCTCTATTTCATTGCGACCGGGATTGATCAACCCCAGCAGAGGAACTTGTACTCTGTGCCTCTGGACGGCAGCGATCTACCCGAGTGTGTCTCTTGCAACGTTGTCTCGCCTGAAGGTTAATATCCTCAACACTGACCGACgccttccttttgcaattagaaagataacagatgtttctctgaattCGAACAATTCATTCAGCAatagcaaactgaattgtaaatcaattgaagtgtCAGTAGACGCACTCTCGGGGTtgatatagagaaatttcagataATTTAATCgcttgttttagtgttaattggttAAGGGATTGAGAAATTTAATGTTTCGGCTGagattattatatgaaatattcagaagAGATTTGTGACCTAGAAACGAAATCATTtggtaaagaatatttattttggaatTGATAGAAATCAGAGAATAtcaggaaattgatttaatcattggcttctgagcgattcAATTGATTCTAGAACGGTGGGCTTTTTTGATGTTCGTATGATTTgtgtattgtttatttatattatgagatattgataatactgtttagatgtttctttgaatttatttagttCGATATAATCGATTGAGAACGCAAGTTAGGGATGAATAGGTGGGAAGCTATACGAAGTTTTTCGAATTCGTGTTGGGGGATGATCGATTGAATGACTATGCGAAAGCATTGATGATATTGTTCACAGGAAACACGTGCACCTACGTTCATGCTTCCTTCTCCAGCGATAATTCGTACTACGTGATAGCTTGCGCGGGACCTGATCCCATGTTCGTGAGGATCTTCGATGTTTATCACACGCCGCTTTACTCGTGGGAGGAGAATCAAGCTCTGAGACGAAAATTGGCTACTCGGAGCCATCCGCGCATCTATAATCTTGATGTTAAGGTGAACGGGTACAAGAGCAAAGTTAGGCTATACCTGCCGCCCGATTTCGATGACAGGAAGAAGTATCCTCTGCTGATCAATGTGTAAGTtaccgttaattaattaaacgtaacGATCGTATTAAGTGTGAAACGAACAAATATATTGTAAGAGAGAACATTGAGATAGGTATACAATTTTTGAATTAGCAGAAACTTTCTAAATATTGCATACTTTATTCAGCAGTTTAATGCACTGCAATGGTTATTGCAAATATTCAATAGCAACTAGTTATTATTCATGCAACGTCGGAATGTCAATGAATCCGATTCGTTCGTCACGTCACCAAGATTGCTTAAGTTTTAGTATTCtgttattattctattttatatttttgtattttattttatattctatattcttatattttatattctatatttttatattttattttatattctatattttcatatttagtttatattctatattcttatattttatattctatatttttatattttactttatattctatattttcatattttattttatattctatatttttatattttattttatattctatatttttatattttattttatattctatatgtattataaattctattattcaattattccttAAATAGTGACGCGTAAACGGTGATGTcacgaattcgggtgacgtggcaaagtgttaatcgcCGAGATAATTAAATCCCCGTTCAGAATGCGGATATCCGAAGTGCCACTGTCCAAACACGTACTCGGTGATCCTCACCTTTTAACGTCGTCCATTTTACACACCATTCTTTATGTTCCACGACATTCCTGCAGGTATTCCGGGCCGAACACCGTAAGAATCACGGACTCGAACACGCACGGCTTCGAGTCTTACATGGCAACCAACAGGAGTGTCATTTATGGGCACATCGACGGCCGCGGGTCCGCCTTTAAGGGCAGCAAGATGCTATTCGAGATATATCGACGTATCGGGACCGTGGAAATCGAGGACCAGATAGCTGTCACGCGGTAAGTAGCCAATGTTTCTTGCCAGGCAGTTCGGTCACGGTGGTTCGTCCGTTTCTGGGAGGACGAAGGTCACCCCATTTCGCCGATGTTGCTTCAGGTGGAGTTGAAGCGCGGCGGACTTGCCCCGACTTAAGTTTCGCGGTTGCGGGACGGGCAACAAACTACGAAAATGGTTTAGATAATAATTCTCTTGCTCAATGCGATGGAAGTTGGAGAACTATAATTCGCACAGATGTTTTTGCGATGAGAAAATAATACATCCTGTGTTTGTCCCTTCAATTCTtctgttaatactagaactatgtATAATTCGCAAGATATTTTTGCgaagagaaaataattgaatacatCCTGTGTCCTTTCAATTTTTCTGgtaatattagaactatatataattcgCATAGATACTTTTGTgatgagaaaataattgaatacattCTGTGTTTGtcctttcaatttttctgttaacactagaattatatataattcgCACAGATATTTTTGCgatgagaaaataattgaatacattCTGTGTTTGtcctttcaatttttctgttaacactagaactatcgtaccaatGAAAATGATTTCGACTTGCTTCGtagttattgatatctcaaaagcattggatattcgaaatgattttgaaaatagtttcacttgaatgctatGATGAATTTGAAGAAACCGGACACGATAtattgttacgatttttatagggtcattaatcgtattaaataaggtagtcctagtgttaaacattgatCCCAAATGATctctagttttattattatttttgaaattccttcacTCGATATTATTCTGATTTCTGATTACTTCATTCTTCTCGGTGCTCAGGTATCTGCAAAAACTCTATCCTTGGATAGACGCGAACAGAACCGCGATATGGGGCTGGAGCTACGGCGGATTCGCGACGGCGATGGCGTTGGCCACTGACAAAGACTCCGTGTTCAAGTGTGGAATATCGGTCGCACCTGTTACGTCCTGGATCTATTATGGTAATTCGATATTGCTCATGACACTTACAACTGTCGTTCGTTCTGTAGCCCATGTTCAAATGTGACACAGAGTAGCTTAAAGATTCAGTACACTTCCTCATCCTATCCTAAATCCCAACAATACATAACCTGCACACACATTCAAATTAGTAAAACTAAGTCCATCCATAACCTGCAATTttaactaaaactaccagacagttTATAACCTACTCGTGATGTcttcttttccaattattaacacgttgaatgccgcaccattttaaggtgcagaatatgcgaaatggaaaaagtacaatattaaatgatttcattgaattgcgtcGTGATTATCGCAGGTTTGTTTTGCTGAATGTCAACGCATTAAGTAGCGTTATTTACagtataggaatgttttcatatTTCAGAATTACAGTGACTGAATTTGAGCGGGGCTCATCGGTgactccatggcattcaacgtgttaaaaagataacaaacgtTTCTTCGAGAAACGATCAAAGAAACTGATTCAGCATTACGCGaattgaatcgtaaatcaattaacccCCGTACAATGATGAGTGagactatttcgctattatcaatgtattatcttcaaatgaaacttccgctCGAGGcacaatggaaaattttgctacttttcttccaaattgccgatagtaaaatcTCCCACGAGCTTCCTaccgaaaataaatagtccgccaaggggttaaagtctCAACAGTGGCACACATCGAATTCCCACAGAGAAACGTCAAAAGCTCACTGTAATCGCTCGGTAGTTTGCGTCGAAATCATTTATTCCATCCGCTCGTTTCCCCGTCGTCGGCGCTGTTATCAAAGTCTCCCGGCTCCGGTGTAAATACACCCTAAGCTAGAGCAGCTCGCAGCCACCTTAACTTCGCCGAGTAACTTTCCGAAATTCCCCGGCAGCGCAGCGCACATACATACTTCATTCTTTATTCTCGACCGTTCCCCTTGTGCCGTAGACTCCATTTACACGGAGAGGTTCATGGGTCTGCCAACGGCGGACGACAACCTGGGAGGCTACAACCGCACAGACGTGACCAGAAGGGTGGAAGGCATTCGCGGCAAAAAGTACATGCTGATACACGGCACCGGCGACGACAACGTCCACTACCAGCAAGCCATGGCGCTGAACAGGGCGCTGGTGGAGCGGGACATCATGTTCCAGCAACAGACCTACACGGACGAGGCGCACGGCCTGACCGGTGTATCTCCGCACCTTTACCACACCATGGACCGATTTTGGGGTGATTGCCTGGGATACTCGCGCGCTCACTGACCCGGATCGCCTCTGGATTAGCGGACGGGAACGATTCGGAGGGTTGGACCTGTCCCTTGGAACCGTTCCCTGTAATACCGTGGGCGTCGCTCGATCGCCGACCGGTTAATCCGGACATTCGCAGTTCCCGGACTACGTTTCCTCCTTTCTCGAAGGACCTCGTCGCGACACGGACGTTTACACACGTTACGCGTGGATCTATGTAGATCCGTTTCATCGTACGTTGGAAAAGGGTTGAGCGCGAGGATGATTAACGCGAAAACTAGCGGATGGATCAACGCGGTGTGTTCGTTTTGAAATGATTGAAGATAGATGCTTCcgagaaattaatttgtttggCGCGAAGTGAATTGGAAATTAAGGAGAGTTTTATTCTTGGGGTTttcatagaggaatttcggaaaGGAAATTTAACTCGGTTTTAGTGTATAGTAGGAAGGTTCTGATGAACGTGGGTTGAAcagatgtttttatttttatgaatgaagTTTTGTATAATCTGTTCTCGTAATAATTGTTGGTAACTAGCGAATGGATGAAGTCAGTTTTGGAACTGGAAATACTCGTTTTTCGACCGATGTCCGTTAGAACGCTTTTCTCTCGTTTGCTTTGTCCTTTGAAGCCCTTTTTTAAACCTGTACACAGTGGAGGAATCAATGATTCCTCTCGAAGGCCAGCCCTCCGATCGAAGAATTTCGTCGGAAGTGGATTCGATGAAGAAACATATCGGCGGTTCTTGTTTTACATTACGTACGTGCCCGATGTTCCAAAGCGGAGTGAATTTTTTAAAGCAGACTCGCCTGGGAATCGGTCGATATTTGAGGATGGATTCCGCGACAGTCTGCCGAGGAGAGCGCGAAGAACCGCGCGGGCTCTCGATTGTTCCTTTCGCAAAGTGTTCAGGTAAACGGAAAGTAGACTGCCAAGAATCTAATTAAACACTGCTATTCTTGGAGAATACACCGCTGCGGATAGTTAAAATTGTACCAGCATACTCTGGACCAACGGTTTGCGTGTATCTCAACAGAGAACGTTGTCCATTCCtttggaaataaatttctataccGACTGTTTAAATCCTCGAACTTCATTAACGGTCCATTAAACTTCCCGCGAGCTTAATCATTAACGGTACAGAACCCAAAATCCAATTTTCCAAGTGGATCGGAGGAAACTCTGGCATCGACGAGCGAAAAGAGGATTCCGCGATCGTACGTTCGACGCGTCCTCGCGATATTTCCCTCGTATTTCATTTCCGCCTCCTCTTTTTTCGCCGGCGCAAGTTGAATAAATGTCGAGGCGGGAGTATACATATTTCGCGCTCCATTCCGCGTGTAAATAGAGCCGGCCACCGGACGCGAAAGTTATTTCctatttagtttttcgttcCCGATAAAGTCGAGCACCGCGGGGTATCGAGTTTATGATCGCTCGCCGGCGATTCGCGGAATAATCACACGGCCGAGCGAGCCGGGGAAGTCGCGGAGGAAAATATTCTCGGGACAAGAGGGATCGTCGTCTCATCTTGGGGAAGAGGGGGCGACAGAGAAGTAAAAATGGCGGGCAGAACGACCGCGCCGCTGTTATCGAATCGATTGCGCCCCGAAGCCGGCCCATGAATTAATCGTCGTCTCGCACGAGCATCTCGGCGGGATTTGTTGTTCCTCGTACGAATTTCAGGGACGATGCGCTTCTCGACTGACCGACCTAAAATACTTTTCACCCTGCCAACCTTTCCCAGCTTCTTGTTTATCCCCGCGACCCTTCGCGCAGTCGGACTCGCTGTTTCCTCGCTCCCTTCGGCGTATTCCGGTGTTTACCGTCGGTGCCTCGGCCGTTTCGCTCCCTTCGCCGCCGATCTTTCCTATTATTCTTTCCATTCTTGTTTTTAATTAAGACACCAGCCCGGTTTTTCGTTCGTTCCCCGCTCCCCGAGACCGCCGGGCCGTTTCTCACCGCATCCTTTAAATCACCGCTCCTCTACCGCCGcagtatttcatttttccacaGTTAATTGCCTCACCTTTGCACTCGCGGAGGTTTCTCTCTTTTTAATTTGCTCCTCCCACGGTATCATACCGTTTTAATGAACTTTCAGCGGAGAAACCGCGGTCGATTCCGCGCCGATCTCGGTTAATTCGATAATGAAACGGCTTCGTTCGCTGAATACCGTACTTTGTCACGTATACGTTAATGCACTCTTAACGACGAATAAACAACTCGATGTGAAATAAATCCAACGACGAACAAGACGTATCAATTTTAGCTTCGTCGGAAACCTAGCgtcatttattaatgaaaaattataaattttgatttacgtACCAGTAATTCAGTAATCTATAAACCAGTAATACAGTCATTTACATAGTAACgtagtaatttatataataccataACATTCTGAGAGCTAAAATTGAGTTTACTCCAATCactataaaaagaataaaagaatcaCCTATGAAAGCCACGACAGAGTGCAGTAGCCAAAAGGTTAAATTCGCTGGATCATCCACAGATCATCGGCCAATCGAGCCTATCCGAGTTCACTCGCTATTTAATTTTTCCCGCTGCCCGTTGAATTATGCTCGCGCTGCCAGGACCGTCGTCCTTCTCCCATCGACCGTGAAACCGATTCAGAAGGACGGAAACGAAGTTTGTTATCCTTCCACACGGCTAGGCTTGCACGCGTGATGCCCGGGAGCCGATCGGTCGTTCCGGTCAACGGGacttttgtgaaatttaatcaGTTTCTACGTATCGTTCCTCCGCGTCGCGGACACCGGAAGCCCGCGGACCGACGGGGCGGGCGGCGGCAGGTGAACGACCATCCTCCCCACCAGCGGCGGTTCCGGTGACCCGGAATCCCGATTCGCCGGACAGGGGGAAGGAATATTCGTCGAATGAGCAACGCGTGTTGCACCCCGAAAAGCTCCCCCCGAAATATCACGCGGCTGttcccttctttctttttccctcgttttCGAGCCGGCGTGGTGGGGCTTGACGAGCCACGGCAAAGGGGCTCGGACCGGTGCAAATGAATATCGGTCGTTTGCGGCTTGCGGTAAGTAGAGAGGTTCTCGATACACGCTCCGCTGAGAGGCTTTTCGTAgattctttcttcgttttttgaGCTCTCGCGGGCGCCCATTGTGATCTCAGCGGATCGCGGATTGAGATCTTTGGGATTGGAGATGTGTTCGTGGAGGATGGAGCGGGGATGGTGGATTTGTGTTCGGTGTTTATTTTTGTAGATGAACGGTGTGGTGTAAAGTGTACTGTTTAAATTTATCGTGGTAAGTTtcgaatttcatattttgaatCTCAAATcttgaatttctaatttcatGTTTCAAATCTCAAACTTCAAACCTCAAATCTTAAATCTAAAATCTGAAatctcaaatttcatatttcaaatctCAAGtctcaaatttctaatttcacgtttcaaatttcaaatctcagGTCTCGAACCTCAAATTTCTAATCTTTATCATTGCTCATCATTATCAAACCTCAAATCTTAAATCTGAAATCTGAAatctcaaatttcatatttcaaatttcaagtcTCATCATTGCTAATCATTATCAAACCTCAAATCTTCAATCTGAAATCTGAAACTTGAAATCTGAAatctcaaatttcatatttcaaatctCAAGTCTCAAATTTCTAGTTTCacgttttaaatttcaaatctcagatctcaaatttcaaatttctaatcTTTATCATTGCTAATCATTATCAAACCTCAAATCTTAAATCTCAAGTGTCAAATTCCTAATTTcatgtttcaaatttcaaatctcaggtctcaaatctcaaatttctAATCTTTATCATTGCTAATCATTATCAAACCTCAAATCTTAAatctcaaatttcatatttaaaatctCAGGttccaaatttctaatttcacatttcaaatCTCAAGtctcaaatttccaatttcacgtttcaaatttcaaatctcaaGTCTCAAATCTCAAACTTCTAATCGTTACCATTGCCAGTTTATACAA includes the following:
- the LOC116435105 gene encoding venom dipeptidyl peptidase 4 isoform X1, whose translation is MKRCRTVTAIYSDEFQRLTVLLTAAGRISGLLVTAADGKRMWSVRPGSRFPNRSVSSPNGSTHERDQSGGSASGLFAARRVGRGISKSRKEEETRVDARVCPVFIEGGGSTCHFQHVGKVRDGSVSVRRTRETHRVRGDLPIAVQRSEPAKRNRLSPLEHRRMPAMPWNGVLQLLVLQGSLAVLVAGKSVPRVIDKDFDRYDPGEVEDHDRLTVPFNLEETYDQSFRASGFNGTWRTDTDILYTDNYSGDLRMFDVTSGISRIFLDSSILSGYNKPLMSFSHDSSYILISYEFIPGFRYSMHQKFDVYSMESKSYTNLAGGKHLTLAKWSPTKNALVYVLENDIYYQEFTDSGHNVRRLTHTGEPNAVFNGVPDWVYEEEVLASPVALWFSPDGRHLAFATYNDTGVKDIAILYYGKPGSMEDQYPTEEKIKYPKAGSPNPIVTLSVVDLANPNSKLVNLQPPTDIVGVDNVLYTVNWWDSSVVATWTNRVQNRAQLVRYDVAGNADNMLLQREDEGWLRIQPPVYHNQYAVVLKLQNTGTSAGRFVHATRYEYKLGRLIREKDLTPGSYEVISIVSLDHEREILYFIATGIDQPQQRNLYSVPLDGSDLPECVSCNVVSPEGNTCTYVHASFSSDNSYYVIACAGPDPMFVRIFDVYHTPLYSWEENQALRRKLATRSHPRIYNLDVKVNGYKSKVRLYLPPDFDDRKKYPLLINVYSGPNTVRITDSNTHGFESYMATNRSVIYGHIDGRGSAFKGSKMLFEIYRRIGTVEIEDQIAVTRYLQKLYPWIDANRTAIWGWSYGGFATAMALATDKDSVFKCGISVAPVTSWIYYDSIYTERFMGLPTADDNLGGYNRTDVTRRVEGIRGKKYMLIHGTGDDNVHYQQAMALNRALVERDIMFQQQTYTDEAHGLTGVSPHLYHTMDRFWGDCLGYSRAH
- the LOC116435105 gene encoding venom dipeptidyl peptidase 4 isoform X2: MPAMPWNGVLQLLVLQGSLAVLVAGKSVPRVIDKDFDRYDPGEVEDHDRLTVPFNLEETYDQSFRASGFNGTWRTDTDILYTDNYSGDLRMFDVTSGISRIFLDSSILSGYNKPLMSFSHDSSYILISYEFIPGFRYSMHQKFDVYSMESKSYTNLAGGKHLTLAKWSPTKNALVYVLENDIYYQEFTDSGHNVRRLTHTGEPNAVFNGVPDWVYEEEVLASPVALWFSPDGRHLAFATYNDTGVKDIAILYYGKPGSMEDQYPTEEKIKYPKAGSPNPIVTLSVVDLANPNSKLVNLQPPTDIVGVDNVLYTVNWWDSSVVATWTNRVQNRAQLVRYDVAGNADNMLLQREDEGWLRIQPPVYHNQYAVVLKLQNTGTSAGRFVHATRYEYKLGRLIREKDLTPGSYEVISIVSLDHEREILYFIATGIDQPQQRNLYSVPLDGSDLPECVSCNVVSPEGNTCTYVHASFSSDNSYYVIACAGPDPMFVRIFDVYHTPLYSWEENQALRRKLATRSHPRIYNLDVKVNGYKSKVRLYLPPDFDDRKKYPLLINVYSGPNTVRITDSNTHGFESYMATNRSVIYGHIDGRGSAFKGSKMLFEIYRRIGTVEIEDQIAVTRYLQKLYPWIDANRTAIWGWSYGGFATAMALATDKDSVFKCGISVAPVTSWIYYDSIYTERFMGLPTADDNLGGYNRTDVTRRVEGIRGKKYMLIHGTGDDNVHYQQAMALNRALVERDIMFQQQTYTDEAHGLTGVSPHLYHTMDRFWGDCLGYSRAH